A stretch of the candidate division KSB1 bacterium genome encodes the following:
- a CDS encoding zinc metallopeptidase, producing the protein MWFFSPTDLMLLLPAILLSVYAQIKVRSTFAKWSNVPAGRGLSAARLAELLLRDNGISDVDVELVPGELTDHYDPRSRTLRLSESTYHSNSVAALGVAAHECGHAIQHKVAYAPLALRNAIVPVANLGSQLAFPLIFIGLIFSSLRLFDLGILFFSGAVLFHVVTLPVEFNASSRALAQLRSGGYLAPQELAGAREVLQAAALTYVAAAAVAVLQLVRLLMLRQSREN; encoded by the coding sequence ATGTGGTTCTTTTCGCCGACGGATCTGATGCTCTTGCTGCCGGCCATCCTCCTTTCGGTGTACGCGCAGATCAAGGTGCGGTCGACCTTTGCTAAGTGGAGCAACGTACCGGCCGGGAGGGGACTGTCGGCAGCACGTCTGGCTGAGCTTTTGCTCCGCGACAATGGCATCAGCGACGTGGACGTGGAGCTGGTTCCGGGCGAGCTGACCGATCATTACGATCCGAGAAGCCGGACGCTTCGCCTGTCGGAAAGCACGTACCATTCCAATTCAGTGGCGGCCCTCGGCGTGGCCGCTCACGAGTGCGGCCATGCTATCCAGCACAAGGTCGCGTACGCGCCGCTGGCCCTTCGCAACGCGATCGTGCCGGTGGCCAATCTCGGTTCCCAGTTGGCTTTTCCGCTGATTTTCATCGGCCTGATTTTCTCCTCGCTCCGCCTTTTCGACCTGGGCATCCTGTTCTTCTCCGGAGCGGTGCTGTTCCACGTCGTCACCCTACCGGTCGAGTTCAACGCCAGCAGCAGGGCTCTGGCTCAGCTTCGCAGCGGTGGCTACTTGGCTCCCCAGGAGCTTGCAGGGGCCAGGGAGGTGCTTCAGGCTGCCGCATTGACCTACGTGGCGGCCGCCGCCGTGGCCGTTCTGCAGCTGGTCCGCCTTCTGATGCTCCGTCAGTCGAGAGAAAACTGA
- a CDS encoding ATP-binding protein, with protein MESSSTSRRVSFEEVQRWISIEPIRAHKRAVRLRVHGPEAQQELGFALLKTIDACLKAGCQEVIVDLAELHFPSSSFIVALFEATAHSRRSGAELRLVNVQPTALNNFMCFSPLTYLRLERDESLLMEELGARPGQESTAVGLRQAEAGGPEQFELVNLDLPTTRPGENGLTPATESPGYAERSSIEIPSRAEEIYAVCDFVVGIAAKLGLDEREVGKIKISVYEACMNIVEHAYRSDPSGWIRATCSYDDTKLVIELEDAGEPFENWAIKPYDVEKAVQDRRTGGFGLHIIHRSMDEVHYYPGQPNGNLLRMVKYLEPKVV; from the coding sequence GTGGAGAGCAGTTCCACCTCACGGCGCGTTAGCTTCGAGGAAGTGCAGCGATGGATCAGTATTGAGCCGATCCGGGCGCATAAACGGGCGGTTCGCCTGCGGGTGCACGGGCCCGAGGCGCAGCAGGAATTGGGCTTCGCCCTCCTCAAGACGATCGATGCCTGTCTGAAGGCCGGATGCCAGGAGGTGATCGTCGACCTCGCCGAGCTCCACTTCCCCTCGTCGAGCTTCATCGTGGCTCTGTTCGAAGCCACGGCCCACAGCCGGAGGAGCGGGGCGGAGCTGCGGCTTGTGAATGTGCAGCCCACGGCGCTCAATAACTTCATGTGCTTCAGTCCTCTCACCTACCTGCGTCTGGAAAGGGACGAGAGCTTGCTGATGGAAGAGCTGGGCGCCAGACCAGGCCAGGAAAGCACGGCGGTAGGCCTGCGCCAGGCCGAAGCCGGCGGACCGGAGCAGTTCGAGCTGGTAAACCTGGACCTCCCCACGACACGCCCCGGGGAAAATGGGCTGACGCCGGCGACCGAGAGCCCCGGCTACGCGGAAAGGTCGAGCATCGAGATCCCCAGCCGTGCTGAGGAGATCTACGCCGTCTGCGACTTCGTGGTGGGGATCGCTGCCAAGCTGGGGCTAGACGAGCGAGAGGTCGGCAAGATCAAGATCTCCGTCTACGAGGCCTGCATGAACATCGTGGAGCATGCCTACCGATCGGACCCTTCCGGCTGGATTCGGGCCACTTGCAGCTACGACGATACTAAGCTGGTCATCGAGCTCGAGGACGCCGGGGAACCATTCGAGAACTGGGCCATTAAACCGTACGACGTGGAAAAGGCTGTGCAGGATCGTCGGACGGGCGGCTTCGGGCTGCACATTATCCACCGTTCGATGGACGAGGTTCATTACTACCCGGGCCAGCCCAACGGGAACCTCTTGCGGATGGTGAAGTATCTGGAACCGAAGGTTGTCTGA
- a CDS encoding DNA polymerase IV, whose product MGRIIFHIDMDAFFAAIEELDNPNLRGKPVVVGADPKGGKGRGVVSTANYEARKYGIRSAMPISEAYRRCPHAVFLPVRGERYHEVSRQIMALLKQYTPLLEPVSIDEAYLDMTHSPRLFGPPEQVAREIKKRIREVTGGLTASVGVAPNKFLAKVASDLQKPDGLVVVPEDRIEEFLWPLPVGRLWGVGERTEPILESLGLRTIGDVARTSPEELVRRFGSWGYQLWELAHGRDNRPVVPTWKAKSISQETTFERDIDDEEAMVQTLLYLADGVTRQLRDEGLRGRTITVKIRLEDFSTFTRSQSLEVPTDRFADVSRVVLDLFRRFDRRGQRVRLLGVGVSNFEREHRQLTFLDQLEESRDRVDEIIDLVRRKFGESSIQRGITAGRGKRKGKAPG is encoded by the coding sequence ATGGGCCGCATTATCTTTCACATTGACATGGACGCCTTTTTCGCGGCCATTGAGGAACTGGACAACCCCAACCTTCGCGGCAAGCCCGTGGTTGTGGGTGCCGATCCGAAGGGAGGAAAGGGTAGGGGGGTCGTTTCCACGGCAAATTACGAGGCGCGCAAGTACGGCATCCGGAGCGCGATGCCTATCTCCGAAGCGTACCGGAGGTGCCCCCATGCGGTCTTCCTGCCCGTACGAGGCGAGCGCTACCACGAGGTGTCGCGCCAGATCATGGCGCTGCTCAAGCAATATACACCTTTGCTGGAACCGGTGAGCATTGACGAGGCCTACCTGGACATGACCCATAGCCCGCGGCTTTTCGGCCCACCCGAACAGGTAGCCCGGGAGATCAAGAAGCGCATCCGAGAGGTTACGGGAGGCCTCACGGCCTCCGTCGGGGTTGCCCCGAATAAGTTTCTGGCTAAGGTCGCTTCCGACCTCCAGAAACCGGATGGGCTGGTCGTTGTGCCGGAAGATCGGATTGAGGAATTCCTCTGGCCCCTTCCCGTTGGACGTCTGTGGGGAGTAGGAGAGCGTACAGAGCCAATTCTGGAGAGCTTGGGACTGCGGACCATCGGGGATGTGGCGCGCACTTCGCCCGAGGAGCTTGTGCGACGCTTCGGGAGCTGGGGGTATCAGCTGTGGGAGCTGGCCCACGGGCGCGACAACCGTCCCGTGGTTCCCACCTGGAAGGCCAAGTCCATCAGCCAGGAGACAACCTTCGAGCGCGACATCGACGATGAGGAGGCCATGGTGCAGACCCTTCTCTATCTTGCAGACGGCGTGACCCGCCAGCTGCGTGACGAAGGGCTGCGCGGCAGAACCATTACGGTAAAGATCCGGTTGGAGGACTTCAGCACCTTTACGCGGAGCCAAAGCCTCGAGGTGCCCACGGACCGTTTCGCCGATGTATCCCGGGTGGTCCTGGATCTCTTCCGCCGGTTCGACCGACGGGGACAACGCGTGCGGTTGCTGGGCGTGGGCGTGTCGAATTTCGAGCGCGAGCACCGGCAACTCACCTTCCTCGACCAGCTGGAGGAATCCCGCGATCGCGTTGACGAAATCATCGACTTGGTGCGGAGGAAGTTCGGGGAGTCGTCCATCCAGAGGGGTATTACCGCAGGGCGCGGGAAGCGTAAGGGGAAAGCGCCTGGGTGA
- a CDS encoding DUF5658 family protein, whose amino-acid sequence MTRDSTGAAREDDSSRERRTGADRRRRPTPMLSRYTFRGRRRGPRRASDPQWNYYVDRPRKRDWAMALTLFVLSAFDAFFTLYLLGRGAYEVNPVMRTVLGYGHSVFLGVKYSLTLLAVLVLLLHANFYLWRPLLSVRRMAGILLVFYLCVVIYQVTLIL is encoded by the coding sequence AGGTGCAGCGCGCGAGGACGATTCTTCCCGGGAGAGGAGAACCGGGGCAGACCGGCGGCGTCGCCCTACGCCCATGCTCTCGCGCTACACGTTTCGCGGCCGGCGTAGAGGTCCGCGCCGGGCAAGCGATCCCCAGTGGAACTACTACGTCGATCGCCCTCGCAAGCGGGACTGGGCCATGGCTCTGACCCTCTTTGTCCTGTCCGCCTTCGACGCTTTCTTCACCCTCTATCTCTTGGGACGTGGCGCTTACGAAGTGAACCCGGTCATGCGGACAGTACTGGGTTACGGCCACAGCGTTTTCCTGGGAGTAAAGTACAGCCTGACGCTGCTAGCGGTCCTGGTGCTCCTGCTCCACGCCAATTTTTACCTCTGGCGGCCGCTTCTTTCCGTGCGGAGGATGGCCGGAATTCTCTTAGTGTTCTACCTCTGCGTGGTAATCTATCAGGTAACGCTGATCCTCTGA